Proteins encoded within one genomic window of Triticum aestivum cultivar Chinese Spring chromosome 2D, IWGSC CS RefSeq v2.1, whole genome shotgun sequence:
- the LOC123052543 gene encoding abnormal spindle-like microcephaly-associated protein homolog isoform X2: MNRCELTDPPFRDVSNLGTPKPNPNSPSPLFFTASKTPLPVPTPTPLVRRRPLAGAAPPTPIGRRKALAGAATPTPIGLRKALAGAATPTPLARRLRALELDQSRSARRAESGRERALRAFAASASSWLSLLLRDPSACGCSPAATATATHVSAAGKRDRLDGERARGSSPKRHLGRDRYGEKRKAMTPAMVAVLRESLREVCSLEDVKQRMGKYMSTEACEEVLVMMCQICKNIDERRLKMRANCPIVTDLRLKENATRVFLCYNPEWLRIGLHMVLGGDCLLQSGSWKREKEVSFLKLLLEKQLFGQNVAPTTFAHNKVVEGLHRTDYTEALGDIILKRMFLLVAALDRAKMERALPLKFGIDSLDGGSPPLFCHRANIKSSQQIIHQSLAEAMRGEGDLLMHLSTMGYKLNYQQPALSEYDFTIGNLFEDLHDGIILCRVVQLLLSDASIILKVIAPSDTHKKKLHNCTTAIQYIKQAGVPISDADGVTISAEDIANGDKELILSLLWNMFIHMQLPLLVNKTSLARELSRLNASAVEQPISVTKSHMALLYDWIQAVCAKYGLSVESSQIDRKALKYFINHYLNISIHRCPLKETFSDCRKELFSCHEQETSTVITSCPSSKLGEVLGDFLQDFPASGILANDVLFDEKGAIILIAFLCSHLTNDKRLEQLRNLISTRLDCQSLENRVSARLKSPGKNDVKYQSPRTDNTDDSCTSQEKAATIIQAQIRRIIAKNRYHELRKSISILQGAIRAWSSVIMIRKSCCLTAAFSTHVRAHGSYNRWLISILERHRFVRMRRSAIVIQQAVRIWIGERKRSENIEPFESHGFLETTASPKTDCIEMCDGEHETTPCKDLGTSIASAAPQCLDESNHIDTVTILQLHVKNSNYVTSPSPHRSIIKSGSVNSVSHHPCEIETASIASATKLACEDDVDSRSNISCGASFEHEQPVSAQLDFSLRKDIVAVQKIQFAYRRFVHNRSERISAATKIQSHWRGFTMRMCFTKQVEAIIVIQSVARHNLCSWAFRRYHNAALDIQRIARGCFARKRLLALRLQRWWRKVLLHQSIRLSAISIQSSVRGWLARKQAKRITCCIHVIQTWWRNVMFLESRKRAVTTIQSHVRGWIARQFAIRKRKSITIIQSFVKAHHVRKASKQEIVDIRSRIQKASAQVDDDMRLINRLIAALSQITGCRSISSIRQTCTTLSIATELSEKCCATLVDAGAVDILLKQIPQLNRGIPDQEVLKQVLYTLRNIARFPNVRPVLANNPQLVNTIFQELLRNKTDMFFIACEILKKLCESEEGRGFAGALGHHIRRLASMVQGLEKKVELDKRNGHTEARKEDNLRRLGEAAALYHLLTNK, from the exons ATGAACCGCTGCGAGCTCACCGACCCCCCCTTCCGCGACGTCTCCAACCTCGGCACCCCAAAACCTAACCCCAACTCTCCCTCCCCGCTCTTCTTCACCGCCTCCAAAACACCACTCCCTGTCCCCACCCCGACACCCCTGGTCCGCAGGAGGCCCCTCGCCGGCGCTGCGCCCCCGACGCCCATCGGCCGCAGGAAGGCCCTCGCCGGCGCGGCGACCCCGACGCCCATCGGCCTCAGGAAGGCCCTCGCCGGCGCGGCGACCCCGACGCCCCtcgcccgccgcctccgcgcccTCGAACTCGACCAGTCGCGCTCCGCCCGCCGCGCCGAGTCCGGCCGCGAGCGCGCActccgcgccttcgccgcctccgccTCGTCATGGCTCTCCCTCCTACTCCGCGACCCCTCCGCCTGCGGCTGCTCCCCCGCTGCAACCGCCACGGCCACACACGTCTCTGCTGCCGGCAAGCGCGACAGGCTCGACGGGGAGCGCGCGCGGGGCAGCAGCCCGAAGCGGCACCTCGGCAGGGACCGCTACGGGGAGAAGAGGAAGGCGATGACACCTGCCATGGTGGCCGTGTTAAGGGAGTCCCTGAGGGAGGTGTGCAGCTTGGAGGATGTGAAGCAGAGGATGGGCAAGTACATGAGCACGGAGGCGTGCGAGGAGGTGCTCGTCATGATGTGCCAAATTTGTAAG AACATTGATGAGAGAAGGCTGAAGATGAGAGCCAATTGCCCAATTGTTACCGATCTTAGGCTGAAAGAGAACGCGACTAGAGTTTTCTTGTGTTACAATCCAGAGTGGCTCAGGATAGGCTTGCATATGGTCCTTGGGGGTGATTGCTTGCTACAGAGTGGATCGTGGAAACGGGAAAAGGAGGTTTCCTTTCTGAAACTTCTTCTGGAGAAGCAGTTGTTTGGTCAAAACGTGGCCCCAACAACTTTTGCTCACAATAAGGTTGTAGAAGGGCTCCACAGAACAGATTATACTGAAGCATTGGGCGACATTATACTGAAAAGAATGTTTCTGCTCGTCGCTGCTCTAGATAGGGCGAAAATGGAAAGAGCCCTACCTCTCAAATTTGGAATCGATAGCCTTGACGGTGGATCCCCTCCATTGTTTTGTCACCGAGCCAACATAAAATCTAGCCAGCAAATTATTCATC AGTCTTTGGCTGAGGCCATGCGTGGAGAAGGTGATCTCCTGATGCATCTGTCAACCATGGGCTATAAACTGAATTATCAACAG CCTGCGCTGTCGGAGTATGATTTCACTATAGGAAACTTATTTGAAGATCTCCATGATGGCATAATTCTTTGTAGAGTTGTTCAGCTCCTGCTTTCTGATGCATCGATTATTTTG AAAGTGATTGCTCCATCAGATACACATAAAAAGAAATTGCACAATTGCACCACGGCTATCCAGTATATCAAGCAAGCTGGGGTTCCAATATCTGATGCAGATGGAGTCACAATTTCAGCAGAAGATATTGCTAATGGCGACAAGGAACTAATTCTTTCATTGCTATGGAATATGTTCATTCATATGCAG TTACCCTTGCTAGTAAATAAAACTTCACTAGCTCGTGAACTATCCAGGTTAAATGCATCGGCGGTG GAACAACCAATCTCTGTGACCAAGTCGCACATGGCCTTGCTTTACGATTGGATTCAG GCGGTGTGTGCAAAATATGGCTTAAGTGTGGAAAGTTCTCAGATTGACAGGAAAGCACTGAAATACTTCATAAATCACTATCTGAACATTAGCATTCATAGGTGTCCCCTAAAG gagacattttctgattgtcGAAAGGAATTGTTCAGTTGCCATGAACAAGAGACTTCCACTGTTATCACCAGCTGTCCATCAAGCAAACTAGGAGAAGTTCTTGGAGACTTTCTTCAG GATTTTCCAGCTAGTGGCATCTTAGCCAATGATGTATTATTCGATGAAAAGGGTGCAATAATTTTGATTGCATTCCTTTGTTCACATCTGACTAATGATAAAAGATTG GAACAACTACGGAATTTGATCAGTACGAGATTGGACTGCCAAAGCCTGGAGAATAGAGTTTCTGCTAGGCTTAAATCTCCGGGAAAGAATGATGTGAAGTATCAATCCCCTCGGACAGATAACACAGATGATTCATGCACTAGCCAGG AGAAGGCTGCTACAATTATACAAGCTCAAATCAGACGGATAATTGCAAAGAACAGATATCATGAGCTTAGGAAGTCAATATCTATCCTGCAAGGTGCTATAAGAGCTTGGTCATCTGTTATCATGATAAGGAAATCATGCTGTCTAACTGCCGCCTTCTCTACCCACGTGCGAGCACATG GCAGCTATAACAGATGGTTAATTTCCATATTAGAAAGGCATAGATTTGTGCGAATGAGAAGATCTGCCATTGTGATTCAGCAAGCTGTAAGGATTTGGATTGGGGAAAGAAAGAGATCTGAGAACATCGAGCCTTTTGAAAGCCATGGGTTCTTGGAAACTACAGCTTCGCCGAAAACTGATTGCATAGAAATGTGCGATGGTGAGCATGAAACAACACCTTGCAAGGATTTGGGTACATCGATAGCTTCTGCTGCCCCTCAATGCCTTGATGAGAGTAACCATATAGATACAGTCACTATTCTGCAGCTTCATGTCAAAAACAGCAACTATGTAACTTCTCCTAGTCCTCATCGGAGTATCATTAAGAGTGGCTCTGTAAATTCCGTCAGCCATCACCCATGTGAGATTGAGACTGCCAGCATAGCATCAGCCACTAAACTTGCGTGCGAGGATGATGTGGATAGTAGAAGCAATATATCTTGTGGAGCTTCATTCGAGCATGAACAGCCTGTATCTGCCCAGCTCGATTTCTCACTTCGCAAAGACATAGTGGCTGTTCAAAAGATACAGTTTGCATATAGAAGATTTGTACACAACAGATCTGAAAGAATATCTGCTGCAACCAAAATCCAGAGCCACTGGCGTGGTTTCACCATGCGGATGTGTTTCACAAAGCAAGTTGAAGCTATCATTGTAATCCAATCTGTAGCCAGACACAACTTGTGCAGCTGGGCCTTTCGGCGGTATCACAATGCTGCACTAGACATTCAGCGTATTGCCAGAGGATGTTTCGCTAGAAAGCGACTATTAG CCTTAAGGCTACAAAGATGGTGGAGGAAGGTCCTATTGCACCAGTCTATCAGACTATCAGCTATCTCAATTCAATCCTCAGTTCGTGGTTGGTTGGCTCGGAAACAAGCCAAACGAATTACCTGCTGCATCCATGTCATTCAA ACATGGTGGAGAAATGTTATGTTTCTTGAATCAAGGAAAAGAGCTGTGACTACTATTCAATCCCATGTTCGTGGTTGGATAGCACGACAGTTTGCTATTAGAAAAAGGAAGTCTATAACTATTATTCAG TCATTTGTCAAAGCACACCATGTGAGGAAAGCTTCAAAGCAAGAAATTGTTGACATAAGGTCTAGAATTCAGAAGGCTTCTGCACAAGTTGATGATGACATGCGCCTGATCAATAGACTAATTGCTGCGCTGTCACAAATCACTGGATGTAGAAGCATCAGCAGCATTCGACAAACTTGCACGACACTAA GTATTGCTACAGAGCTTTCTGAGAAGTGTTGTGCGACACTTGTTGATGCCGGTGCTGTAGACATTCTGCTGAAGCAAATCCCTCAACTTAACCGTGGGATCCCTGACCAGGAAGTCTTGAAGCAAGTACTCTATACACTGCGGAACATTGCACGATTCCCAAATGTTCGACCGGTGTTAGCTAACAATCCACAATTGGTTAACACTATTTTCCAGGAGCTGCTGCG GAACAAAACAGACATGTTTTTCATCGCATGTGAAATTTTGAAGAAGCTGTGCGAGTCGGAAGAAGGGCGCGGATTCGCCGGGGCCCTGGGGCACCACATAAGAAGGCTGGCCAGTATGGTGCAAGGCCTTGAGAAGAAGGTGGAGCTCGACAAGAG AAATGGTCACACCGAAGCTCGTAAGGAGGACAATTTGCGgcggctcggggaggcggcggcccTCTACCATCTTCTCACCAATAAATAA
- the LOC123052543 gene encoding abnormal spindle-like microcephaly-associated protein homolog isoform X3 translates to MNRCELTDPPFRDVSNLGTPKPNPNSPSPLFFTASKTPLPVPTPTPLVRRRPLAGAAPPTPIGRRKALAGAATPTPIGLRKALAGAATPTPLARRLRALELDQSRSARRAESGRERALRAFAASASSWLSLLLRDPSACGCSPAATATATHVSAAGKRDRLDGERARGSSPKRHLGRDRYGEKRKAMTPAMVAVLRESLREVCSLEDVKQRMGKYMSTEACEEVLVMMCQICKNIDERRLKMRANCPIVTDLRLKENATRVFLCYNPEWLRIGLHMVLGGDCLLQSGSWKREKEVSFLKLLLEKQLFGQNVAPTTFAHNKVVEGLHRTDYTEALGDIILKRMFLLVAALDRAKMERALPLKFGIDSLDGGSPPLFCHRANIKSSQQIIHQSLAEAMRGEGDLLMHLSTMGYKLNYQQPALSEYDFTIGNLFEDLHDGIILCRVVQLLLSDASIILKVIAPSDTHKKKLHNCTTAIQYIKQAGVPISDADGVTISAEDIANGDKELILSLLWNMFIHMQLPLLVNKTSLARELSRLNASAVEQPISVTKSHMALLYDWIQAVCAKYGLSVESSQIDRKALKYFINHYLNISIHRCPLKETFSDCRKELFSCHEQETSTVITSCPSSKLGEVLGDFLQDFPASGILANDVLFDEKGAIILIAFLCSHLTNDKRLEQLRNLISTRLDCQSLENRVSARLKSPGKNDVKYQSPRTDNTDDSCTSQEKAATIIQAQIRRIIAKNRYHELRKSISILQGAIRAWSSVIMIRKSCCLTAAFSTHVRAHGSYNRWLISILERHRFVRMRRSAIVIQQAVRIWIGERKRSENIEPFESHGFLETTASPKTDCIEMCDGEHETTPCKDLGTSIASAAPQCLDESNHIDTVTILQLHVKNSNYVTSPSPHRSIIKSGSVNSVSHHPCEIETASIASATKLACEDDVDSRSNISCGASFEHEQPVSAQLDFSLRKDIVAVQKIQFAYRRFVHNRSERISAATKIQSHWRGFTMRMCFTKQVEAIIVIQSVARHNLCSWAFRRYHNAALDIQRIARGCFARKRLLGSSLQTYTSLVSLDQSQHKKSHQSTELKIVLYSALRLQRWWRKVLLHQSIRLSAISIQSSVRGWLARKQAKRITCCIHVIQTWWRNVMFLESRKRAVTTIQSHVRGWIARQFAIRKRKSITIIQSFVKAHHVRKASKQEIVDIRSRIQKASAQVDDDMRLINRLIAALSQITGCRSISSIRQTCTTLSIATELSEKCCATLVDAGAVDILLKQIPQLNRGIPDQEVLKQVLYTLRNIARFPNVRPVLANNPQLVNTIFQELLR, encoded by the exons ATGAACCGCTGCGAGCTCACCGACCCCCCCTTCCGCGACGTCTCCAACCTCGGCACCCCAAAACCTAACCCCAACTCTCCCTCCCCGCTCTTCTTCACCGCCTCCAAAACACCACTCCCTGTCCCCACCCCGACACCCCTGGTCCGCAGGAGGCCCCTCGCCGGCGCTGCGCCCCCGACGCCCATCGGCCGCAGGAAGGCCCTCGCCGGCGCGGCGACCCCGACGCCCATCGGCCTCAGGAAGGCCCTCGCCGGCGCGGCGACCCCGACGCCCCtcgcccgccgcctccgcgcccTCGAACTCGACCAGTCGCGCTCCGCCCGCCGCGCCGAGTCCGGCCGCGAGCGCGCActccgcgccttcgccgcctccgccTCGTCATGGCTCTCCCTCCTACTCCGCGACCCCTCCGCCTGCGGCTGCTCCCCCGCTGCAACCGCCACGGCCACACACGTCTCTGCTGCCGGCAAGCGCGACAGGCTCGACGGGGAGCGCGCGCGGGGCAGCAGCCCGAAGCGGCACCTCGGCAGGGACCGCTACGGGGAGAAGAGGAAGGCGATGACACCTGCCATGGTGGCCGTGTTAAGGGAGTCCCTGAGGGAGGTGTGCAGCTTGGAGGATGTGAAGCAGAGGATGGGCAAGTACATGAGCACGGAGGCGTGCGAGGAGGTGCTCGTCATGATGTGCCAAATTTGTAAG AACATTGATGAGAGAAGGCTGAAGATGAGAGCCAATTGCCCAATTGTTACCGATCTTAGGCTGAAAGAGAACGCGACTAGAGTTTTCTTGTGTTACAATCCAGAGTGGCTCAGGATAGGCTTGCATATGGTCCTTGGGGGTGATTGCTTGCTACAGAGTGGATCGTGGAAACGGGAAAAGGAGGTTTCCTTTCTGAAACTTCTTCTGGAGAAGCAGTTGTTTGGTCAAAACGTGGCCCCAACAACTTTTGCTCACAATAAGGTTGTAGAAGGGCTCCACAGAACAGATTATACTGAAGCATTGGGCGACATTATACTGAAAAGAATGTTTCTGCTCGTCGCTGCTCTAGATAGGGCGAAAATGGAAAGAGCCCTACCTCTCAAATTTGGAATCGATAGCCTTGACGGTGGATCCCCTCCATTGTTTTGTCACCGAGCCAACATAAAATCTAGCCAGCAAATTATTCATC AGTCTTTGGCTGAGGCCATGCGTGGAGAAGGTGATCTCCTGATGCATCTGTCAACCATGGGCTATAAACTGAATTATCAACAG CCTGCGCTGTCGGAGTATGATTTCACTATAGGAAACTTATTTGAAGATCTCCATGATGGCATAATTCTTTGTAGAGTTGTTCAGCTCCTGCTTTCTGATGCATCGATTATTTTG AAAGTGATTGCTCCATCAGATACACATAAAAAGAAATTGCACAATTGCACCACGGCTATCCAGTATATCAAGCAAGCTGGGGTTCCAATATCTGATGCAGATGGAGTCACAATTTCAGCAGAAGATATTGCTAATGGCGACAAGGAACTAATTCTTTCATTGCTATGGAATATGTTCATTCATATGCAG TTACCCTTGCTAGTAAATAAAACTTCACTAGCTCGTGAACTATCCAGGTTAAATGCATCGGCGGTG GAACAACCAATCTCTGTGACCAAGTCGCACATGGCCTTGCTTTACGATTGGATTCAG GCGGTGTGTGCAAAATATGGCTTAAGTGTGGAAAGTTCTCAGATTGACAGGAAAGCACTGAAATACTTCATAAATCACTATCTGAACATTAGCATTCATAGGTGTCCCCTAAAG gagacattttctgattgtcGAAAGGAATTGTTCAGTTGCCATGAACAAGAGACTTCCACTGTTATCACCAGCTGTCCATCAAGCAAACTAGGAGAAGTTCTTGGAGACTTTCTTCAG GATTTTCCAGCTAGTGGCATCTTAGCCAATGATGTATTATTCGATGAAAAGGGTGCAATAATTTTGATTGCATTCCTTTGTTCACATCTGACTAATGATAAAAGATTG GAACAACTACGGAATTTGATCAGTACGAGATTGGACTGCCAAAGCCTGGAGAATAGAGTTTCTGCTAGGCTTAAATCTCCGGGAAAGAATGATGTGAAGTATCAATCCCCTCGGACAGATAACACAGATGATTCATGCACTAGCCAGG AGAAGGCTGCTACAATTATACAAGCTCAAATCAGACGGATAATTGCAAAGAACAGATATCATGAGCTTAGGAAGTCAATATCTATCCTGCAAGGTGCTATAAGAGCTTGGTCATCTGTTATCATGATAAGGAAATCATGCTGTCTAACTGCCGCCTTCTCTACCCACGTGCGAGCACATG GCAGCTATAACAGATGGTTAATTTCCATATTAGAAAGGCATAGATTTGTGCGAATGAGAAGATCTGCCATTGTGATTCAGCAAGCTGTAAGGATTTGGATTGGGGAAAGAAAGAGATCTGAGAACATCGAGCCTTTTGAAAGCCATGGGTTCTTGGAAACTACAGCTTCGCCGAAAACTGATTGCATAGAAATGTGCGATGGTGAGCATGAAACAACACCTTGCAAGGATTTGGGTACATCGATAGCTTCTGCTGCCCCTCAATGCCTTGATGAGAGTAACCATATAGATACAGTCACTATTCTGCAGCTTCATGTCAAAAACAGCAACTATGTAACTTCTCCTAGTCCTCATCGGAGTATCATTAAGAGTGGCTCTGTAAATTCCGTCAGCCATCACCCATGTGAGATTGAGACTGCCAGCATAGCATCAGCCACTAAACTTGCGTGCGAGGATGATGTGGATAGTAGAAGCAATATATCTTGTGGAGCTTCATTCGAGCATGAACAGCCTGTATCTGCCCAGCTCGATTTCTCACTTCGCAAAGACATAGTGGCTGTTCAAAAGATACAGTTTGCATATAGAAGATTTGTACACAACAGATCTGAAAGAATATCTGCTGCAACCAAAATCCAGAGCCACTGGCGTGGTTTCACCATGCGGATGTGTTTCACAAAGCAAGTTGAAGCTATCATTGTAATCCAATCTGTAGCCAGACACAACTTGTGCAGCTGGGCCTTTCGGCGGTATCACAATGCTGCACTAGACATTCAGCGTATTGCCAGAGGATGTTTCGCTAGAAAGCGACTATTAG GTTCTTCACTGCAAACCTACACTAGCCTTGTTAGCCTTGACCAAAGTCAGCATAAAAAATCTCACCAGAGTACTGAACTCAAAATTGTGTTGTACTCAGCCTTAAGGCTACAAAGATGGTGGAGGAAGGTCCTATTGCACCAGTCTATCAGACTATCAGCTATCTCAATTCAATCCTCAGTTCGTGGTTGGTTGGCTCGGAAACAAGCCAAACGAATTACCTGCTGCATCCATGTCATTCAA ACATGGTGGAGAAATGTTATGTTTCTTGAATCAAGGAAAAGAGCTGTGACTACTATTCAATCCCATGTTCGTGGTTGGATAGCACGACAGTTTGCTATTAGAAAAAGGAAGTCTATAACTATTATTCAG TCATTTGTCAAAGCACACCATGTGAGGAAAGCTTCAAAGCAAGAAATTGTTGACATAAGGTCTAGAATTCAGAAGGCTTCTGCACAAGTTGATGATGACATGCGCCTGATCAATAGACTAATTGCTGCGCTGTCACAAATCACTGGATGTAGAAGCATCAGCAGCATTCGACAAACTTGCACGACACTAA GTATTGCTACAGAGCTTTCTGAGAAGTGTTGTGCGACACTTGTTGATGCCGGTGCTGTAGACATTCTGCTGAAGCAAATCCCTCAACTTAACCGTGGGATCCCTGACCAGGAAGTCTTGAAGCAAGTACTCTATACACTGCGGAACATTGCACGATTCCCAAATGTTCGACCGGTGTTAGCTAACAATCCACAATTGGTTAACACTATTTTCCAGGAGCTGCTGCGGTAA